The following proteins come from a genomic window of Chanos chanos chromosome 15, fChaCha1.1, whole genome shotgun sequence:
- the LOC115828284 gene encoding intraflagellar transport protein 46 homolog produces MVDLLVFLLVNQQEPATLQMQCTYTEFLPPNYVAQAGLIEDFGCSTSGTELEATEATHVTFKAIRPPCTLAYDPYNYEHPVSAEIKELFQCITQYTPQTVALDHKLIPSHYIAIQKVVSYHQVPQPDGKLDNLGLLVLDEPSTKQSDPTVLSLWLSENSKQHNVSQNMHTHTHTRIQTRNMLAQIQSVENPEKDPKVTENWIESISELHHSKPPATVHYTRRVLMPDVDTLMQDWPPEFEELRGKEEPVTLQLQYVYTDFLPPRFVSQSGLIEDFGYSTIGPEPEPTQESQIT; encoded by the exons ATGGTTGACTTGTTGGTGTTTCTCCTTGTTAATCAGCAAGAGCCTGCTACACTTCAAATGCAGTGCACCTATACAGAGTTCCTACCCCCAAACTATGTGGCTCAAGCTGGGCTCATCGAGGACTTTGGGTGCTCCACCAGTGGGACTGAACTGGAGGCTACGGAGGCTACACACGTCACCTTCAAAGCCATCCGTCCTCCCTGTACTCT AGCATACGACCCTTACAATTATGAACACCCTGTCTCAGCAGAGATCAAAGAGCTATTTCAGTGCATTACACAGTA CACCCCCCAGACTGTTGCCCTGGACCATAAATTAATTCCATCCCA CTACATTGCCATTCAGAAAGTTGTTTCTTATCATCAGGTTCCTCAGCCAGATGGGAAACTGGATAATCTGGGCTTGCTAGTTTTGGATGAGCCCTCCACCAAACAGTCAGACCCCACTGTATTATCCTTGTGGCTTTCGGAAAACAGTAAACAGCATAATGTAAGTCagaatatgcacacacacacacacacgcgcatccAGACCCGTAACATGCTAGCTCAGATACAAAGTGTGGAGAATCCAGAGAAAGATCCCAAAGTTACTGAAAACTGGATCGAGAGCATCAGTGAGCTGCATCACTCAAAGCCTCCTGCCACGGTCCATTACACCAGACGAGT actcATGCCAGACGTTGATACTTTGATGCAGGACTGGCCACCAGAGTTTGAAGAGCTTCGGGGCAAG GAAGAGCCCGTTACACTGCAGTTGCAGTACGTCTACACAGACTTCCTACCCCCAAGATTTGTGAGTCAGTCTGGGCTGATTGAGGACTTTGGGTACTCCACCATCGGGCCTGAACCGGAGCCTACACAGGAATCTCAGATCACATGA